The following proteins are encoded in a genomic region of Pyrus communis chromosome 11, drPyrComm1.1, whole genome shotgun sequence:
- the LOC137709016 gene encoding uncharacterized protein, producing the protein MNDISYVLKQSPPPVPPMKLASKEECQNYARHYEDDLQAKCLILTSLRKVLKKQHKHMESSCAMVDSLHKMHDIETSNVRFANVCSLLNAKMAKGTSVQKHGQKMEKIFQDLESLGTSIDGKMAQDFFLASLSDDFNKFIVNYKVNRFDHTLTEMIDICCEFEKSFKRDSGSENVIIRKRLHKKKARKSK; encoded by the coding sequence ATGAATGACATATCATATGTGCTCAAGCAATCCCCTCCTCCTGTACCTCCTATGAAACTAGCTTCAAAGGAGGAATGTCAAAATTATGCAAGACACTATGAAGATGACTTACAAGCCAAATGCTTAATCCTCACTTCACTTCGTAAGGTGCTTAAGAAGCAACATAAGCACATGGAGAGTTCTTGTGCCATGGTTGATAGTTTGCATAAGATGCATGACATTGAGACTAGTAATGTACGATTCGCAAATGTTTGTAGTCTATTGAATGCCAAAATGGCAAAAGGGACATCGGTTCAGAAACATGGACAAAAGATGGAAAAGATCTTTCAAGATCTTGAGAGTTTAGGAACTTCCATCGATGGGAAAATGGCCCAAGATTTTTTCCTTGCATCTCTCTCAGATGATTTCAATAAGTTTATAGTAAACTATAAAGTGAATAGATTCGATCATACTCTTACCGAGATGATTGACATATGCTGTGAGTttgaaaaaagtttcaaaaGGGATAGTGGAAGTGAGAATGTGATCATAAGGAAAAGGTTGCATAAGAAGAAGGCAAGAAAATCCAAATGA